Proteins encoded in a region of the Corvus hawaiiensis isolate bCorHaw1 chromosome 18, bCorHaw1.pri.cur, whole genome shotgun sequence genome:
- the SLC7A4 gene encoding cationic amino acid transporter 4: MAKWLPRSTDLTRFCQKLNRVKTLEDDMMETSFNRCLSTIDLTLLGIGGMVGSGLYVLTGTVAKEIAGPAVIISFIIAGFASLLAALCYAEFGARVPKTGSAYMFTYVSVGEIWAFLIGWNVLLEYMIGGAAVARAWSGYLDSIFNHKIKNFTETHVGAWQVPFLARYPDFLAAAILLVATAFISFGAKVSSWLNHVFSAVSMGVILFILIMGFVLAQPKNWSTQEGGFAPYGLSGIMAGTATCFYAFVGFDVIAASSEEARNPQRAVPRAIAFSLGLATGAYILVSVVLTLMVPWHTLDPDSALADAFYRRGYAWAGFLVAAGSICAMNTVLLSNLFSLPRIVYAMAEDGLFFQVFSRVHPRTQVPVIGIVVFGLLMALLALVFDLEALVQFLSIGTLLAYTFVAASIIVLRFQQQKGDVAMPVAGGRPNPEPHEGPSCSELKEYESFSDKLQLVDRDKSKEQREPGQLKAAFEPYLEFLSDFYPGEVVTVAVVTLMVSAICLCSILVFGNTHLHLPTWSYSLLLVLFSLGFLLSLLLIWAHEQQHSTQTFQIPLVPLSPALSIILNIYLMLKLSYMTWLRFAIWLLLGLIVYFGYGIWHSKENLRELQPQRISTRYVVFPGSSLEERVQAVQPSSQPATELPDTDIDDCKR, translated from the exons ATGGCAAAATGGCTGCCCCGCTCCACCGACCTGACCCGCTTCTGCCAGAAACTCAACCGGGTGAAGACCCTGGAGGATGACATGATGGAGACATCCTTCAACAGATGCCTTTCCACCATTGACTTAACGCTGCTGGGCATTGGGGGCatggtgggctctgggctgtaCGTCCTCACAGGCACTGTGGCCAAGGAGATCGCTGGCCCTGCCGTCATCATTTCCTTCATTATCGCCGGCTTTGCctctctcctggctgctctctgcTACGCTGAGTTTGGAGCCCGCGTGCCCAAGACAGGCTCTGCCTACATGTTCACCTACGTGTCCGTGGGTGAAATCTGGGCTTTCCTCATTGGCTGGAACGTGCTGCTGGAGTACATGATTGGGGGGGCCGCAGTGGCCAGGGCCTGGAGTGGCTATCTGGACTCCATCTTTAACCACAAGATCAAGAACTTCACCGAGACCCATGTGGGTGCCTGGCAGGTGCCGTTCCTGGCCCGCTATCCAGACTTCCTGGCGGCCGCCATCCTGCTGGTAGCCACCGCCTTCATCTCCTTTGGGGCCAAAGTGTCCTCCTGGCTCAACCACGTCTTCTCGGCCGTCAGCATGGGTGTTATCCTCTTCATCCTCATTATGGGCTTTGTCCTCGCACAGCCCAAGAACTGGAGCACCCAGGAGGGTGGCTTTGCCCCATATGGGCTGTCGGGCATCAtggctggcacagccacctGTTTCTATGCCTTTGTGGGCTTTGATGTCATCGCAGCCTCCAGTGAGGAGGCCAGGAACCCGCAgagggctgtccccagggccaTTGCTTTCTCCTTGGGGCTGGCCACCGGCGCCTACATCCTGGTGTCAGTTGTGCTGACGCTGATGGTGCCCTGGCACACACTGGACCCTGACTCTGCCCTGGCTGATGCGTTCTACAGGAGGGGCTACGCCTGGGCAGGGTTTCTGGTGGCTGCTGGCTCCATTTGTG CAATGAACACAGTTCTGTTGAGCAACCTCTTCTCCCTGCCACGCATCGTCTACGCCATGGCCGAGGATGGTCTCTTCTTCCAGGTCTTCTCCCGAGTGCACCCCCGCACGCAGGTGCCCGTCATCGGCATCGTGGTCTTCGGGCTGCTCATGGCCCTGCTGGCCCTCGTCTTTGACCTTGAGGCCCTGGTGCAGTTCCTGTCCATTGGCACACTGCTGGCCTACACCTTCGTGGCTGCGAGCATCATCGTCCTGcgcttccagcagcagaagggggATGTTGCCATGCCGGTGGCCGGCGGCCGGCCCAACCCCGAGCCCCATGAGGGCCCGTCCTGCAGCGAGCTGAAGGAGTACGAGTCCTTCTCTGACAAGCTGCAGCTGGTGGACAGGGACAAGAGCAAAGAGCAGCGGGAGCCAGGGCAGCTGAAGGCAGCATTTGAGCCCTACTTGGAGTTCCTCAGCGACTTTTACCCGGGTGAGGTGGTCACGGTGGCCGTGGTGACCCTGATGGTGTCTGCCATCTGCCTCTGCTCCATCTTGGTGTTTGGCAACACCCACCTCCACCTGCCCACCTGGAGCTACTCCCTGCTACTGGTCCTCTTCAGTCTGGGcttcctgctcagcctcctcctcATCTGGGCCCACGAGCAACAGCACAGCACCCAGACCTTCCAG ATCCCCCTGGTACCCCTATCCCCAGCGCTGAGCATCATCCTCAACATCTACCTGATGCTGAAGCTCAGTTACATGACGTGGCTCCGCTTCGCCATCTGGCTCCTCTTAG